The window GTGCCTGTGAGAATATCTATTTATGTCACGAGCATTGAACAGATCTCAGAAATGAATATGGTAAGTGTGTTAGTTTCAGCTATGGGGTTGGGAACAGAGGACATGGAACAAACAGCAGGCTTATAATCCAAGTCCAGTTGTTCTGACCTGTGACAGAACTCACATAAAGGAACAAGGTAGGTTTGGGACACTGCAGCCATTCAGAATAAAAACTACATTAATTCAACCCCTACACCACACCACATCCAGAAACTCGGCTCCAGATGGATTATAGACTTAAAAGTGAAAGGCTTATGAAGCTTTTAAAAGATAGTGTAGAACACTGGCTTTATGTCTTGCAGTaggatttctttaaaaagacacGGAGAACGCAGACCACACAAAATAAATCTGGTAACTTCAACTATATTGAAATTCTGTGTAACCAAATTTATAGAACTCctgttttacaaaacaaaaccattataACAAGTGTGAAAGGATCAATCACAGTGGACTAAGATGCTTGCAGCATGAAGGACATATTCAAAATATGCATCATTTTGTGAattaataagaatatttttaaactaatagaaaaattatcagaaaatatgAACAAGAATATcacttctgtgaagaaaattaaacagcaggtaaatatatgaaacatatgaaaagatggttAGCCTTGTTAgtaatgcaaaataaaatcagaatgagAACCCATTACATACCAAATTAGCAAAAGTCAAAAGTCAGACAATACCAATGTTGGTGAAGCAGAAGCACTGGGAACCCTCTGCAGCTTTTCGGCGCTTGGCTTTCGGCAGGGATATAAAGCGGAACTTTTACttcatcattttcatttcatCATGGTTTTGGTATGCATGTTCATGTGATAATCTGCGTGGTATATTCGTATATTATCCAGAAAAGCAGGCGAACAAATTATAATTGCACATGTCCACCTGAGTGAATCTCACAAAgataatgttgagtgaaagaagcaaatTATGAATACATACAGTATTATTTCattcagataaaattttaaaaacaggtcCAACTAAGCAATATGTTTTCCAGCAATACATAGACAATAAAACTCTTAACACAAAGCAAGGGAATTATCATAAAATCTAGGATAATGGTTACTGCTGGGGCTGTGAGGGAAATATATTCTGGAAGACATACATTGGGGTTTGAAAGTTATTGgtaatattctgtttcttaacCTGGATTCTAATTACACAAGattcattttattctctctttaaACATCCGTATGTTTCACGCACTTGTATATAGTTATGATATACGTCATACACTTGCATACACaagtgcatgcacacatacacacataccctaCACACACCAAGGATGGAGCGCTGGACAACCAAACTTACAACTGGGATTTACATTTATCTTCCCAGGACTACACGATCACGATGTTTTTTCATCAGACTTGGAAAGATTCACGCTTAGCATACTATGAGACCACCCTGAACTTGACCCTGGACTATCAGATGCATGAGAAGCTGTGGGTCCCTGACTGCTACTTTCTGAACAGCAAGGATGCTTTCGTGCACGATGTGACTGTGGAAAATCGCGTGTTTCAGCTTCACCCAGATGGAACGGTGCGGTATGGCATCCGGTGAGTCCCCTAGGGGTCTGGGGATGTCCCAGCAGACTTCCTTCTTCCTGCTGAATATTCTACAAACACACTCTAAGGGACACACAAAGGCACCCACTGCTTTCCAAACCCGTCTTgaacttcccccttcactcattCCACCCAGTAGCCAAAGTGGAAATTTCAGTTTCCCACAGAGACCCTTAGCTGTTCTGTCCCCACACCTTGGTTTCTGCTGTTCCTTCTGTCTGGATTGGTCAGTCCTTTCCCCCTTTCCATGAGCTGAAACCTTGCCCACCCTGAAATCCCTAACTCAAATGCCCCCTTGGTCAAGAAGTCCTCCTTGATTCCCTCAACTGAAAGACCTCTCCCTCCACCCTAGTGTTGCATGCATTCTGttctttatctttgtcttttctctccGTGCAGTGAGGGAGGGAGAAGATGAATGCTGAAGTCCATGCAGTCAACGAGGGGGCCTGCTTTCTGCCATCAATCATATTTGCATCATGCAGGGCCTCCAGGAGTGCGGAGGGGCAGGGTGTGTGTGGCATGGGTCTCTGGTCTATGGCTCTCCACACACACAGAACAATTGCAAGCTGAACCTCCTCACTAGTCTAGTTATAGCACAGGAGACAGTCACCAAGTTTCTCCTCACAGCGGCATCTCTTACAAGCTGTCTCCAAAGACGTGTGTAAGAGATCAGTTTAGCTCAGAAAATGTGTCTGAGAAGTAGCTACCAGGGTTCGGCTCTTACGGTTTTTACAGATCTAATCTCtgggtttctctttctctgtggaGCTCTTgctccattccttcctttttccaTCCACCTTCCCACAGACCCAGGCTCtgaaatcagaaaataacaaGACTCACAGGGAACAGGTCACTGGTCACACTTGTTCTACTTAAAGGGAGAATTAGCTGAATAATGCTGCATGGAGGATTCATAGAAGGGagaaaaacacacatgcactcacacgtgcacgcacacaccATATCCAGTGtacaaaatggaaattatttcaaGGAAGCAATTGAAAGGGACTCAGCTGGGGTTAGCAGATGAGAAGGGCAGAATAAGGGATAGAGCAGAGCCTCCCAGGGGAGGCTGTAGAGAGCTTGTGTCTTATCTTCTCTCCCACTGGACACTTCGCCCACTTTCTCAGCACCTCTGAGACCCCtcagattcttcttttttttttgagatggagtctcactctgttgcccaggctggagtgcagtaagtggcacaatgttggctcactgcaacctccgcctcctgggttcaagcaattctcctgccttagcctccccagtagctgggaatacaggtgagtgccaccacacccagctaattttttgtatttttagtagagacagggcttcactgtgttagccaggatggtctccatctcctgacctgatccgcctgcctcggcctccctaagtgctgggattacaggcgtgagccaccgtgcctggccagattctTCTTATGGATGCACCCACCACATTGCAACTTAAAGCTCCTGCCTACTTCATATACTGTCAACAGTACCATGGCCCACCACAGATATGTTTATCCCTTCTGTCCATTTTGCACCCAACGACATTTTGCTAGTCCCCAGTACCCACATAGGCCTGCACCTCTGGCTTGTGTACAGATGTGGCCAGAGGCAGGCCTGGATGGAGGCTCCCAACTGTACATGCACACTTGACACCAGCACTCCACATTGCATCTGGAGTCTCAGCTGATTTGGTGTAGCACAGTTTTCTCTTGCTAGCCTCACTCCTTCTGTAGGAAGCACCCCTTTCGGTCTCTGCATTCAGTTTCCTCCAGGGCCCTTCCCATCTGACACCCTGCAGTTTTCTGACATGCCATACGTGTGTTCTCTGTTTATGTGCTGCCAGGTCTCTTGGTTACTTTGTCACAAACAaatttcctctctcctctctacACATGGGTCAGTCCTTGGGATAactcttccctccccacccctgcagtTTCCTCAGAATGGTTGTTTGCCTAGGCTTGACtcactttctccttcctttttgttttcctttgcagACTCACCACTACAGCAGCTTGTTCCCTGGATCTGCATAAATTCCCTATGGACAAGCAGGCCTGCAACCTGGTGGTGGAGAGCTGTACGTATGTCTCCTATGGCCCCCTCTTCCCTACTTGGGGCTGTGGTGATCAGGGAAGCAGAGGCTGAATTGACAGTAAAAGGGACAGTGTATCTCCcgtgctccctccctccccccattCTCTCTCCCAAAATAAATAGACGATagaggatagatagatgatagaaataaagagagaaagatggTGGAGAGACAGATAGGTGATAGATGATTTATTGACAGATAGATGTATAAATACAGCATCTGGGACTAGGTGGTCTTTAGAGCACAAACGGTCCTCTGGGAAAATGTCACCTTACTATTGGGAAAGTGTGCGCAAGTTAGTGGGTAGGAGCTTGTAGCATGTcttttttgtgcttttctttctttctaagaaTCTGAGACTAcctctgtttctttccttcccagaTGGTTACACGGTTGAAGACATCATATTATTCTGGGATGACAATGGGAACGCCATCCACATGACTGAGGAGCTGCATATCCCTCAGTTCACTTTCCTGGGGAGGACGATTACTAGCAAGGAGGTGTATTTCTACACAGGTGGGTCTgaccccttccctctctcctgtcTCATGTCTGCCTTGCACCTCCATAAACTCCTAGCGGCCTCTGATTTTGGCTCCTATTCTCTGATGCCTCCTTTTCCATTTCCTACTGGTTCCAGGCCCCCTTAATAAAGCCCAAATGGCTCATCCACTGCCAATGAGGGATGGCCGTGGAAGCACTTAGCCAGGTTCACAACACTCTGCAGGTGTAAAAGAGTCATGCTCCTCTCAGGGCTGGCCTTTCACCCTCCATCTGTTTGTACCTTGGGAACATCTCTTGCCTCTTCCATTCCAAAACTTCACCTAACATGGAGCAAgtgagaaaggaaagtggagagaGCAGACTTGCTATGCTCATGTGCCTACTGAGATACGCCATTGTCACTGACCTGCTAGTGCAGCAAACAGAACCAGATCTGCAGTCTGCCCAAGCTGGATGCCTCTGGATGGAGTATTACAAGCTGAACTTCCCAttgctctcccctcctcccctccttctccaTCCTGTACCTCTCCACCCTGCTGCAAATGCCCCTCAGCCCTGCCACCCTAATTCCAGTGTGTCTCCTTGCCAGGTTCCTACATACGCCTGATACTGAAGTTCCAGGTTCAGAGGGAAGTTAACAGCTACCTTGTGCAAGTCTACTGGCCTACTGTCCTCACCACTATTACCTCTTGGATATCGTTTTGGATGAACTATGATTCCtctgcagccagggtgacaatTGGTAGGTTCTGTCTCTGTCCCAGGAAGGAATTTGGGTCATTTGGCTCGGAAAAAAAAGTTGAGAGTAAGGAAAAAGTACCTGGAACAGTGTGTGACTACACAGGCAAGGAAATAAGGATTTTTCCAATAGACATTTGCACCTTCGTACAGGTGCACAGCCAATCCCCAATAGAGAGACCGATATTAGAGACagatgtgaaaaaaaatcaaggttggAATCTTGGCCCGTTGAGCCCCGAGTACCAGAATTCATTAGTTCTTGAATCCATAAGTAAATGGACAAGTCATAAGTTTAGACCATAGGGGCCATTAAAAGGGGGCTAAATCGCAGGGTGTCTGGGACAGGAGCTGAGGAGATGAGGAGAGCAGCACAAAGACAGCCTGGTCAGGCTTAGGAAGACCTTGTACTTTATGTCTAAGCATGCGGAGCCAAGAAAAATGTTTGAGCAGTACCAAGAAGAGACCTAAGAGATCAACTCCCTGGTTTGTCTGGCCCCATCCAGCAGAATGTCAATGTGTCCCAGATCCAGGTCTGGTTTCTCCTTCACCATCTGTGGGGCagactcctcagcctccctctttAGGAGAACGTTCTGGACTAAAGCTTTATATTTGTGTAATAGTTTAGGGCTCAGAAAACCTTCCCAAGAACTAAAGAAAGGCAAAAGGGAAAGGAGCCATCATAGGACAAGGTGGGGCTGAAGATGTCAATTGCTATGAAGCCATGGCTGGAGGTTTGAGACTTGACCCTAAGAGCAATAAGAAGTCATTGAACCATTGAAGCGTGGGCTGAGTTTAAAGATGGGGgaaaaggaataaagagagaGCCGAAGGCCTTTGCTGTGGGCCCTCCTCACCCCAAATATGTTTGGCTGTGGGCCTGACAGGTTGCCAAGAATGTTAGCCATCAGAGGAGACTAAGCCTGTACTGTGTTGCTTACAGGCTTAACTTCAATGCTCATCCTGACCACCATCGACTCACATCTGCGGGATAAGCTCCCCAACATTTCCTGTATCAAGGCCATTGATATCTATATCCTCGTGTGCTTGTTCTTTGTGTTCCTGTCCTTACTGGAGTATGTCTACATCAACTATCTTTTCTACAGTCGAGGACCTCGGCGCCAGCCTAGGCGACGCAGGAGACCCCGAAGAGTCATTGCCCGCTACCGCTACCAGCAAGTGGTGGTGGGAAACGTGCAGGTTTGACTTTTTGACTGACAATCAGCTTTCCCTGAGCACCTTTTGAGCCCAGGCTTAGCGCTTTTGACCCTTTTGCATTTCGTAGCTTTTTAAatacgcgcacacacacatgcgcgcacacgcaaaacacacacacacacagcacacacacaacatataacaaagaagtagTACTATTTCTCATCACTCCTTTATAGACGATCATTGTCCAAGGTCTCAAGgcaagtaagtggcagagctaaatTTCTCCAGACCTTTGGACTGAATTTGGTCCACTTTGCATGCTTCCAGAGCAGGCAATGAAGCTGGAAGGGAAGATGGGCGCAGGGAGGCTGAAAGGAAAACAGTCACCAGAGAGGCTGGCCTACCTATCCCTCCTTCCTTGGCACTTCAGACTCCCAAGGCAATGCTGAGGCTTTTGCTGTGGGCAGTATGTTAATGCCCAGCTACCTCCCTCCTTCGCAGAAAGCCCGGTCCTGCCCACCTGAGCAGGCATCCATCCGCCACACAGCACTCCTGAGGGAGCAGCTGCCTCCAGCGAGACACTGGCTTGGCAGCCTCCATAGCCTTCCCTTGCATGCTAACAGCCGATTGGTCCTGTTCCTCACCCCTTGAACACCAGAGACCCCACGAGGAGCTGGCTCTATCTGTCAAAGAGATCAGCAGTAACATTGCAAGTGCTGATGAGGGAagtcccttccctcctccctccccccagtgCATAGCCATCTAGGCGATATGAAACTGATGAGCCTATCCATTATCTCCTCAAAGGATGGCCTGATTAACGTGGAAGACGGAGTCAGCTCTCTCCCCATCACCCCAGCGCAGGCCCCCCTGGCAAGCCCGGAAAGCCTCGGTTCTTTGACGTCCACCTCCGAGCAGGCCCAGCTGGCCACCTCGGAAAGCCTCAGCCCACTCACTTCTCTCTCAGGCCAGGCCCCCCTGGCCACTGGAGAAAGCCTGAGCGATCTCCCCTCCACCTCAGAGCAGGCCCGGCACAGCTATGGTGTTCACTTTAATGGTTTCCAGGCTGATGACAGTATTATTCCTACCGCAATCCGCAACCGTGTCGAAGCCCATGGCCATGGTGTTACCCATGACCATGAAGATTCCAGTGAGAGCTTGAGCTCGGATGAGTGCCATGGCCATGGCCCCAGTGGGAAGCCCATGCTTCACCATGGCAAGAAGGGTGTGCAAGAAGCAGGCTGGGACCTTGACGACAACAATGACAAGAGCGACTGCCTTGCCATTAAGGAGCAATTCAAGTGTGATACTAACAGTACCTGGAGCCTTAATGATGATGAGCTCATGGCCCATGGCCAAGAGAAGGACAGTAGCTCAGAGTCTGAGGATAGTTGCCCCCCAAGCCCTGGGTGCTCCTTCACTGAAGGGTTCTCCTTCGATCTCTTTAACCCTGACTACGTCCCAAAGGTCGACAAGTGGTCCCGGTTCCTCTTCCCTCTGGCCTTTGGGTTGTTCAACATTGTTTACTGGGTATACCATATGTATTAGTCCCCCAGTGCTCCAGAACGGCAGGAGCACTGTGCTGTGCTCCTTTCACCGTttcttttgggtttgtttttccctctttcctttgttgcttttattttgtgGTTATTTGGGCAATCCAATGAGTTCATACTTCTCTTTATAAACATGAGGTGGGGAGTAATTGGAAAGAACATGTTCTAGCTGGAAGGGAAGGGATTGAGGAGGAGTTGGAGGTATACAGCACATGGATTTCCTTTCCTGCTAGAAGACTCTCACCTTTTCAAAGACTTGTAACAAGGAATAAGCATAGAAAAGCCCCTGGAAATGTTTAGAGGACAGAGAAGAGCCAGGTTGGGGGATGGGGCAAGGATCTGGGCCTTTTGCCCACAAACATTTCTGGGGGCTTTTCTGTCCCCCTTGAGGTGtcaacatttctttttcattacattttttcttctctttttgtttcctcctAGGGATTATGGATCTTGCTCACCCTCTGCTTAGGGCTTTATAGAAGAAAGTCACGCTGGGTTGGGCTGGGGTTCATAGCTAAAGGGCTAGCCATGGCTTAGAAGTTCAGGGAACTGCCTATAGGAGACTTAGGGAGCATTTGTAAGTGCCTTTCCCCCACTGTATTGCATTTGAGTGTGGTGTTTTGGTGCAAGGGTGGAAGGGGAATGTGGGTGGATGGGGCTGCAGAGTGAGACATCAGGGTGAGAGAGCACATACTCAGCGTGTGGGGTTGGCAGAGGGTGGGGGTGATGTCAGGTTGGAAATTACACAGTTGAGCTGGCCTCTTCGGAGGGATTGGAACTTGTCTTGCCTATATTTCTGCTTCAGAACGCTTGACAATAGAGACTCAATACATCTGTCTAAGTCAGGAGTTAGCTTTCTGTCAGTTGCTGAGTTGATCACCAGTTACAGCACTTGGTGAATAAGCACTAAGGTTAGGATAATTCACACTTGCTATTTTACCATCTGATCTACACTAGCAGATGAATATCTATTGTAAGTCTATATACTAATCCTTTCTATTTGTCTAGTGCATAGTAAGTGTCAACAAGCTCCTGACCCATTACATCACTGGAGCGTCACAGGAGCCCTGTAAGCCAGGGAAGGCAAAGCACATTGTCGCCAGTGTTCCAAGGAAAACGAATGGAGCTTAAGCCGCATGCTTGAGGACACGCAGCCAGTGAGTGGTAGATCCACCCTACTtgctctttcttgtctttttcctccTGACTCTCTCAACTgaggcatttccttttcttccctccccaaAGAGGGTGCTCCAGAGGGCCCCCACCACATCCTATAGCACCTGGGGCATCTCTGCAGGAATAGGCTGGTGACCAGCCAATGAGCGTGACATGAGCAGATGGAGAACACACTCTCTGCCCACTGAGCAGGGCCCCTAACGGAAGTAGGATTGGCCAGCATTCCAACTTGCCAAGCAGCTCCACCTCACTGATGGAGGTTGTGAGGGAGTGAATTTTGCCGAGCACTCAACATatgccacctcttcctccctatGCAGTCTCTCCCTCAGTCCCTTACCCCTCTACCCACTCACCCTTTAACTGTGCTtctgtgtttgtgtttctgtatATACCTGGGTGTATGCATATGCATCAGGGTgggtgtatgtacatatacaaccATTTGAGAAGCTTCATAGTGCCGTGTCTAGTGATGTAAATCTACATTGGTGTGTACAGAATTATATCTACAACATGTggatgcatgcgtgtgtgtgcacatccCTGTGAAAGTGTGgcttatgtatgtgtgtgcttgtgtacaCATGGGTCTATGCTGAGTGCATGTACATAAGGGCATGTCTGCATATCTATGTTTATCTGATTTGAATGGGTGTGAAAGGAAATACCCCTGAAAGCATATGTATTCCCTGTTGGTGACCCTTCTAGAACCACTAGAATTCCCTTGGCCTGCTCCCATATGGTGGAGGGGCCCTTTTTGGCCGGGCTGCTTAACTGACTGTTTCTTTCCAACTTCCTGTTCCAGGGAGCAGCATCTCCCGGTTCCCTTCCACTGTTTGCCCTGTCCCTCCATCCATCTGTGCTGTCTCCTAGATAGAAGACTGTGGAAGTGAATGTAGTCCTAAGAAGTGGTGAGCTAGTGCCTTGAGGTAGGAAGTGGTGAATCCATGGAAGAAGCTGCAAGTAGAGAGCATTTCACTTTGTCCTAGAAGAACATGTTTGGGGGTAACAGGCTGGGGAGTGAGGCTGAAAGAGGCATCGAGAATAGACACTTGTACAGTCACATACACGTACACCACACAAATCTTGTACAACCGTTGAAAACAAGAAAGTTACCACTGGAAGAGCTAAAATTGGACACCCCAAATAGAGATTCAGGTTGAGGGGAGAGCAGTGACTCCATATCTGAAGCTCCCAATGTGGCTATTGAAAGGCTGGCTTCCTGGAGCCTAAGCATTGGTTGGTTGACGTGGATTTGGGTCTCCAGCACCCTGGAGGTGCTTTCAGCCCTGTGGTGGCAAGCAGTTCATTTGGGATAAAGTCATAAAGGGAGATTGGAGCAGTGTGAAGAAAAAGAGGGTTTTAAGATTTGTCTGGAAGCAATGCACATGAAGGCTTCACAGCACAGAGGAAGGGCAGCGAGGCCAGTTGTAAATATCTCTATAGATCCATGTAGCTAGATATAATATTATACCTTAAAAAGGATATCTTGCCCTAACGTGCTGCAATGAGAGCAGTTGAACTCTACTGCGACTCATACTCTGTAGGTTAAGTGTCAAAATGAGGTGGAGATTTGGCAGTGACACCCTTTCAGGAACGTGAACCTTCTGAGTTTGCTATGGATTTGGTCATTTTAGCCTGCACATTGCCAGATCTCCCCTTGTTGAGTCTTGTATGTGGTCTGTCGTCTGTGTCATTTGAGTCCTCAGCTGTCCCCAaccccttcccagcccctccccagcctaCAGTCACCCCCTGTCCAGCAAGCTGCCTCCATCCCATCCCTCTCCTCACCTCACACCAAGTAACTCTGGAAGTGCAGAATGCTTGGTAGTTTGGAGCTTGGGCAGCATCTGGGATGCAGCAACCCCTATTTTACTCTTCTacccaccttccatttctttccttcccatcGACTTCCCCCACCCAGGATCCCTTCTTTGCCACTATCCCATGGGAAGGATACCCCTGTCTGTCTTTCTGAAGTATCATTTTATTGCGGGGATGTGTGACACGTTCCCTACCAAGTTCTTGCCGGTTCCATCTGCCACTGTGGGGTGCCTTTGCACAGGTCATGGACGATCTGGTGGGTCTTAATAGAGCTTGTCAAATGTATTCTTACAATTCATGTCATCTTGTTAATAGCAGGGCTTCAAAGTCTTTGCATATTTAGAGCTGAGTTTTGCTGAGACTGTGGCCATTCCTAATGAGGTTTCCTCATTCCATATATATGATAGCTAACCCTTAAAGCTATTAACTAATGAATGCATTTATTAAGCTATCCACTCGCATGGTACCCTGCTGTGGTGATGAGCAGTAACTTTCTAGCTGTTCCATAGCCCAACATCAAAGGAAATCGTGACTTGTCCTACTAGAAGTGTAGTCTCTTTGTGTTTGTTGTGTAGTGTCCTGTGATCAATATAAAATCTATATTATCAGTGTTGGGTtttcaggggagggagggagagggtgtTAATATTTCTCTTTGATAAACTTAAATTGTGAAATAGCCCAGTTGTTCAGGGTCACTTCTATTGACTCAATTTGTGTGAGACTTTGCACTCACTATCTTGCCGGATGGACTGCATGCCCAGGGTCAGTAGTCAGCAGAGCTAAAGGTGCCCGAATTTAGCACAACTGGCTGTGGTGCCTGACATAGGGCAGTACCGGGAGATTCTTCAGAGGTCAGCCAAGTCGGTAACATTCTGTGAAGCAGATTAAATACAGTAAAATCAAACAAATGTAGGTCTTTGGAAGTGATGCTGGGCCCAGGCAgtgaaaatcaagaaaaaaaggagaaagaccaaGACCTGGGTGTCCTGGATGACCTGACCCAAAAAGGGGCACAAAGCAGCAGAGCTTC of the Pongo abelii isolate AG06213 chromosome X, NHGRI_mPonAbe1-v2.0_pri, whole genome shotgun sequence genome contains:
- the GABRQ gene encoding gamma-aminobutyric acid receptor subunit theta — translated: MGIRGMLRAAVILLLIRTWLAEGNYPSPIPKFHFEFSSAVPEVVLNLFNCKNCANEAVVQKILDRVLSRYDVRLRPNFGGAPVPVRISIYVTSIEQISEMNMDYTITMFFHQTWKDSRLAYYETTLNLTLDYQMHEKLWVPDCYFLNSKDAFVHDVTVENRVFQLHPDGTVRYGIRLTTTAACSLDLHKFPMDKQACNLVVESYGYTVEDIILFWDDNGNAIHMTEELHIPQFTFLGRTITSKEVYFYTGSYIRLILKFQVQREVNSYLVQVYWPTVLTTITSWISFWMNYDSSAARVTIGLTSMLILTTIDSHLRDKLPNISCIKAIDIYILVCLFFVFLSLLEYVYINYLFYSRGPRRQPRRRRRPRRVIARYRYQQVVVGNVQDGLINVEDGVSSLPITPAQAPLASPESLGSLTSTSEQAQLATSESLSPLTSLSGQAPLATGESLSDLPSTSEQARHSYGVHFNGFQADDSIIPTAIRNRVEAHGHGVTHDHEDSSESLSSDECHGHGPSGKPMLHHGKKGVQEAGWDLDDNNDKSDCLAIKEQFKCDTNSTWSLNDDELMAHGQEKDSSSESEDSCPPSPGCSFTEGFSFDLFNPDYVPKVDKWSRFLFPLAFGLFNIVYWVYHMY